In a genomic window of Lepisosteus oculatus isolate fLepOcu1 chromosome 3, fLepOcu1.hap2, whole genome shotgun sequence:
- the mepcea gene encoding 7SK snRNA methylphosphate capping enzyme isoform X1: MIEMSVDKEPAGLGASGPQDQPQRRAQPEGECAGDRSSAPRPQGGAAAQAGTEPAEQPGRDCGAARPKNGLQQQQQQQQQQQKAFKRRNSVNVGFKHPGFSKRRRRANSESDPVLPTNFLLGGNIFDPLNLNSLLDEEVNRALNAETPKSSPLPAKSRDPVEILIPKDITDPLNLNCAGGETGLLVSPMKTGGGGRKRHRHRHHGGGGGGGGGGGGVSTQPDPAEPGRAGALREGRGAGAALSSSVPGSAVPQAPAEGAAPGAGLTPVPESPRPYELNTSINCRDEVVQPILPPSAADPSSCASAPPGSAAPPSCPARHRKRRRTSSKSDSSSAAAGPGPAAGGRKVTPEKGRAARQQAQTFQTPVGGGAGGMGAPGSAASASCARGGAGTHRRRRQQQQQQQQRKFQYGNYNKYYGYRNPGWSEDPRVRVLRPEWFRGKAVLDLGCNTGHLTLTLAKNWQPARVTGLDIDGALVHAARQNVRHYLSELAAEEARQRRREGAAEQERGRDPGQERKQEPDRARDLDRDQEQDHQHEQELDRDQEQDHQHEQELDRDQEQDRQHEQELDRDHQQDREQEQDREGASLGNQEEEAAIQVQQEEQEEKRTGNVVEDSTGSQSRLPAPPAARHPFPISLRICRGPIAAPPVAQPAPSAPGDFPANVTFVQGNYVLPNDELLVSQKPEYDVILCLSMTKWVHLNWGDAGLQRLFKRVYRHLQPGGIFILEPQPWASYGKRKKLTETIYKNYYSIRFKPDQFSSYLTGPEVGFSSYELIGTPKSSSKGFQRPIYLFHKGPSSARK, from the exons ATGATCGAGATGTCGGTGGACAAGGAGCCGGCCGGGCTGGGCGCCAGCGGGCCCCAGGACCAGCCCCAGCGCCGCGCGCAGCCGGAGGGGGAGTGCGCCGGCGACCGCAGCAGCGCCCCCCGcccgcaggggggcgccgccgCCCAAGCGGGCACGGAGCCGGCGGAGCAGCCGGGCCGGGATTGCGGCGCCGCCAGGCCCAAGAACGggctccagcagcagcagcagcagcagcagcagcagcagaaggcCTTCAAGCGCAGGAACAGCGTGAACGTGGGGTTCAAGCACCCCGGCTTCAGCAAGAGGCGGCGGCGCGCCAACTCGGAGAGCGACCCCGTGCTGCCCACCAACTTCCTCCTGGGGGGCAACATCTTCGACCCCCTGAACCTCAACAGCCTGCTGGACGAGGAGGTGAACCGCGCGCTGAACGCCGAGACGCCCAAGTCCTCCCCGCTGCCCGCCAAGAGCCGCGACCCGGTGGAGATCCTGATCCCCAAGGACATCACCGACCCGCTCAACCTGAACTGCGCCGGCGGAGAGACCGGCCTGCTGGTGTCGCCCATGAAGACGGGCGGCGGGGGCCGCAAGCGGCACCGGCACCGGCACCACGgcggaggcggcggcggcggcggcggcggggggggcGTCTCCACGCAGCCGGACCCCGCCGAGCCGGGCCGGGCGGGCGCCCTGCGCGAGGGCCGGGGCGCCGGGGCGGCGCTGTCCTCCTCCGTGCCCGGGAGCGCGGTCCCGCAGGCCCCCGCCGAGGGCGCCGCGCCCGGGGCCGGCCTCACGCCCGTGCCGGAGTCCCCGCGGCCCTACGAGCTCAACACCTCCATCAACTGCCGCGACGAGGTGGTGCAGCCCATCCTGCCGCCCAGCGCGGCCGACCCCTCCTCCTGCGCCTCGGCCCCCCCGGGCTCGGCGGCGCCGCCCTCCTGCCCGGCGAGGCACCGCAAGCGCCGGCGCACGTCCAGCAAGTCCGACTCCTCCTCGGCCGCCGCCGGGCCGGGCCCCGCCGCGGGCGGCCGCAAGGTCACCCCGGAGAAGGGGCGGGCGGCCCGGCAGCAAGCCCAAACCTTCCAGACCCCCGTGGGCGGGGGCGCCGGCGGGATGGGGGCGCCGGGCAGCGCCGCCTCGGCCTCGTGCGCCCGCGGGGGCGCCGGGACGCACCGGCGGCGccgccagcagcagcagcagcagcagcagcgcaaGTTCCAGTACGGAAACTACAACAAGTACTACGGCTACCGCAACCCTGGCTGGAGCGAGGACCCGCGCGTCAGGGTGCTGCGGCCCGAGTGGTTCCGGGGCAAGGCCGTGCTGGACCTGGGCTGCAACACGGGCCACCTGACGCTGACCCTCGCCAAGAACTGGCAGCCGGCCCGCGTCACCGGCCTGGACATCGACGGCGCGCTGGTGCACGCCGCGCGGCAGAACGTCCGGCACTACCTGTCCGAGCTGGCGGCCGAGGAGGCGCGGCAGCGGCGCAGGGAGGGGGCGGCGGAGCAGGAGCGGGGTCGGGATCCGGGTCAGGAACGGAAGCAGGAGCCGGATCGAGCACGGGATCTGGATCGGGATCAGGAGCAGGATCACCAGCACGAGCAGGAGCTGGATCGGGATCAGGAGCAGGATCACCAGCACGAGCAGGAGCTGGATCGGGATCAGGAGCAGGATCGCCAGCACGAGCAGGAGCTGGATCGGGATCACCAGCAGGATcgggagcaggagcaggatcgTGAGGGAGCCTCTCTGGGGAACCAGGAGGAGGAGGCGGCCATACAGgtgcagcaggaggagcaggaggaaaaGAGGACGGGGAACGTGGTAGAAGACTCCACCGGCTCCCAGAGCCGCCTGCCTGCGCCTCCCGCCGCCAGACACCCCTTCCCCATCTCTCTGCGGATCTGCCGGGGGCCCATCGCCGCCCCGCCTGTGGCTCAGCCCGCCCCCTCGGCTCCGGGAGACTTCCCCGCCAACGTCACGTTCGTGCAG GGTAATTATGTCCTGCCCAATGACGAGCTCCTCGTGTCCCAGAAGCCAGAGTACGACGTCATCCTGTGCCTCAGCATGACCAAGTGGGTGCACCTGAACTGGGGTGACGCCGGCCTGCAGCGCCTCTTCAAGCGCGTCTACCGCCACCTGCAGCCAGGGGGCATCTTCATCCTGGAGCCCCAGCCCTGGGCCTCGTATGGCAAGAGGAAGAAACTAACG GAGACCATCTATAAGAACTACTACAGCATCCGTTTCAAGCCTGACCAGTTCAGCTCCTACCTGACCGGGCCGGAGGTGGGCTTCTCCAGCTACGAGCTGATCGGGACGCCCAAGAGCTCCTCGAAAG GGTTCCAGCGGCCGATCTACCTGTTCCACAAAGGGCCCTCGTCTGCGCGGAAGTAG
- the mepcea gene encoding 7SK snRNA methylphosphate capping enzyme isoform X2, producing MNLPQRVVFVDTFLPVIFMDAANWPILIYLFCLLGFYPALADNRFAGFPTPVLRVLRQDLCTPGACVFKERDGNGGPCAVPPASPRGPAGDDRDVGGQGAGRAGRQRAPGPAPAPRAAGGGVRRRPQQRPPPAGGRRRPSGHGAGGAAGPGLRRRQAQERAPAAAAAAAAAAEGLQAQEQRERGVQAPRLQQEAAARQLGERPRAAHQLPPGGQHLRPPEPQQPAGRGGEPRAERRDAQVLPAARQEPRPGGDPDPQGHHRPAQPELRRRRDRPAGVAHEDGRRGPQAAPAPAPRRRRRRRRRRGGRLHAAGPRRAGPGGRPARGPGRRGGAVLLRARERGPAGPRRGRRARGRPHARAGVPAALRAQHLHQLPRRGGAAHPAAQRGRPLLLRLGPPGLGGAALLPGEAPQAPAHVQQVRLLLGRRRAGPRRGRPQGHPGEGAGGPAASPNLPDPRGRGRRRDGGAGQRRLGLVRPRGRRDAPAAPPAAAAAAAAQVPVRKLQQVLRLPQPWLERGPARQGAAARVVPGQGRAGPGLQHGPPDADPRQELAAGPRHRPGHRRRAGARRAAERPALPVRAGGRGGAAAAQGGGGGAGAGSGSGSGTEAGAGSSTGSGSGSGAGSPARAGAGSGSGAGSPARAGAGSGSGAGSPARAGAGSGSPAGSGAGAGS from the exons ATGAATTTACCTCAACGAGTGGTGTTTGTGGACACATTCTTACCAGTTATCTTTATGGATGCTGCCAACTGGCCTATTCTTATTTACCTGTTCTGCCTCCTCGGATTTTATCCAGCACTGGCTGACAACCGGTTCGCTGGTTTCCCGACTCCTGTGCTTCGCGTGTTGCGACAGGATTTGTGCACTCCGGGCGCCTGTGTGTTCAAGGAACGCGATGGAAACGGAG GTCCATGCGCAGTGCCGCCGGCGTCGCCCCGGGGCCCAGCAGGAGATGATCGAGATGTCGGTGGACAAGGAGCCGGCCGGGCTGGGCGCCAGCGGGCCCCAGGACCAGCCCCAGCGCCGCGCGCAGCCGGAGGGGGAGTGCGCCGGCGACCGCAGCAGCGCCCCCCGcccgcaggggggcgccgccgCCCAAGCGGGCACGGAGCCGGCGGAGCAGCCGGGCCGGGATTGCGGCGCCGCCAGGCCCAAGAACGggctccagcagcagcagcagcagcagcagcagcagcagaaggcCTTCAAGCGCAGGAACAGCGTGAACGTGGGGTTCAAGCACCCCGGCTTCAGCAAGAGGCGGCGGCGCGCCAACTCGGAGAGCGACCCCGTGCTGCCCACCAACTTCCTCCTGGGGGGCAACATCTTCGACCCCCTGAACCTCAACAGCCTGCTGGACGAGGAGGTGAACCGCGCGCTGAACGCCGAGACGCCCAAGTCCTCCCCGCTGCCCGCCAAGAGCCGCGACCCGGTGGAGATCCTGATCCCCAAGGACATCACCGACCCGCTCAACCTGAACTGCGCCGGCGGAGAGACCGGCCTGCTGGTGTCGCCCATGAAGACGGGCGGCGGGGGCCGCAAGCGGCACCGGCACCGGCACCACGgcggaggcggcggcggcggcggcggcggggggggcGTCTCCACGCAGCCGGACCCCGCCGAGCCGGGCCGGGCGGGCGCCCTGCGCGAGGGCCGGGGCGCCGGGGCGGCGCTGTCCTCCTCCGTGCCCGGGAGCGCGGTCCCGCAGGCCCCCGCCGAGGGCGCCGCGCCCGGGGCCGGCCTCACGCCCGTGCCGGAGTCCCCGCGGCCCTACGAGCTCAACACCTCCATCAACTGCCGCGACGAGGTGGTGCAGCCCATCCTGCCGCCCAGCGCGGCCGACCCCTCCTCCTGCGCCTCGGCCCCCCCGGGCTCGGCGGCGCCGCCCTCCTGCCCGGCGAGGCACCGCAAGCGCCGGCGCACGTCCAGCAAGTCCGACTCCTCCTCGGCCGCCGCCGGGCCGGGCCCCGCCGCGGGCGGCCGCAAGGTCACCCCGGAGAAGGGGCGGGCGGCCCGGCAGCAAGCCCAAACCTTCCAGACCCCCGTGGGCGGGGGCGCCGGCGGGATGGGGGCGCCGGGCAGCGCCGCCTCGGCCTCGTGCGCCCGCGGGGGCGCCGGGACGCACCGGCGGCGccgccagcagcagcagcagcagcagcagcgcaaGTTCCAGTACGGAAACTACAACAAGTACTACGGCTACCGCAACCCTGGCTGGAGCGAGGACCCGCGCGTCAGGGTGCTGCGGCCCGAGTGGTTCCGGGGCAAGGCCGTGCTGGACCTGGGCTGCAACACGGGCCACCTGACGCTGACCCTCGCCAAGAACTGGCAGCCGGCCCGCGTCACCGGCCTGGACATCGACGGCGCGCTGGTGCACGCCGCGCGGCAGAACGTCCGGCACTACCTGTCCGAGCTGGCGGCCGAGGAGGCGCGGCAGCGGCGCAGGGAGGGGGCGGCGGAGCAGGAGCGGGGTCGGGATCCGGGTCAGGAACGGAAGCAGGAGCCGGATCGAGCACGGGATCTGGATCGGGATCAGGAGCAGGATCACCAGCACGAGCAGGAGCTGGATCGGGATCAGGAGCAGGATCACCAGCACGAGCAGGAGCTGGATCGGGATCAGGAGCAGGATCGCCAGCACGAGCAGGAGCTGGATCGGGATCACCAGCAGGATcgggagcaggagcaggatcgTGA
- the LOC102691984 gene encoding zinc finger CW-type PWWP domain protein 1-like isoform X2, translated as MDEGKEKLKMKKPKFAPPVALGGPGDGQGKGPQEERGAGVREREKAAGSRGRPCRKAGEESPGRGIGAGRSAGEESTEVLGKGPIPRTGKSRSAAAGGKRPEERSLRVPGLEGQARELLGPGRTGGERRRKGKAVGPGGGSGRGEGWEEKTLRGEEEEGTARPGPAGIKESLAGCTGGKGWAGLQPGGKRAGAAEPSGRKKDRVGGQRGDRPLPGGTGSVLKEGAKEGDRPKSDKKKPKMKTGESDQEPEEKPRGLPVWRTTGEERAGTPKNSKDGASSVWEECCPSPFLSDSQYNAIFQAVLDKSLDKCLDDARTVLSEVELLQASIDEDSQRGQDKRPEYRDSDVRLAPGHKKRHAQQGNGQRRGELLHSQKKEQEEEGGEDSDSSQEDWSSWVQCSRPSCGKWRQLNSDVDLSALPEDWTCSQNTGPAHKSCSCPEERWEEGRREVVNSLVPGSIVWARQFGYPWWPAMVEKDPETGDYMEFQNSRISPSHYHVTYFSDPVSRAWVPEPMVRAFQKFNPDISGAKPQMKKKIVGALDMAKKAQKLSVKKRTTVFGFKNRYHPGDEKGSAEDSDLEECLYMIVEGSPVRKRQGKYRKRKALAPKSPQDQEVPELGGEVAGGTEADNSARPPEKQGKNEVSVAVERGVGHERGDSRGTVDILRGRKAGLNTFSSEEPEQEGAELEEEGEIVLFLCEED; from the exons ATGGACGAaggaaaag AGAAGCTGAAGATGAAGAAGCCAAAGTTCGCTCCCCCAGTCGCCCTGGGTGGGCCGGGCGACGGACAGGGGAAAGGGCcgcaggaggagaggggagcAGGAGTGAGGGAGAGGGAAAAGGCGGCGGGGTCGAGAGGAAGGCCATGTCGGAAGGCCGGCGAGGAGAGCCCGGGACGGGGAATCGGAGCAGGGAGAAGCGCAGGAGAGGAATCCACGGAGGTGTTGGGAAAGGGGCCGATTCCTCGGACGGGGAAGAGCAGGTCAGCGGCTGCGGGCGGCAAGAGGCCCGAGGAGCGGAGCCTGAGGGTGCCGGGGCTGGAGGGCCAGGCAAGGGAGCTCCTGGGGCCTGGGAGGACAGGGGGGGAGAGAAGGAGGAAGGGGAAGGCTGTAGGCCCCGGTGGAGGTTCGGGAAggggagaggggtgggaggagaAGACCCTCCGgggggaagaggaggagggcaCTGCGCGGCCAGGCCCAGCTGGGATAAAGGAGAGCCTGGCAGGCTGCACGGGTGGAAAGGGCTGGGCGGGATTGCAGCCCGGAGGCAAGAGAGCGGGAGCCGCAGAGCCGAGCGGGAGGAAGAAGGACAGAGTGGGCGGCCAGCGCGGAGACAGGCCACTGCCCGGAGGGACGGGCTCTGTCCTGAAAGAGGGAGCAAAGGAGGGAGACCGGCCCAAAAGCGACAAGAAGAAACCAAAGATGAAAACTGGGGAGTCAGACCAGGAGCCTGAGGAGAAACCTAGAGGCCTACCTGTCTGGAGGACAACAGGGGAAGAGAGGGCAGGGACCCCAAAAAACAGCAAG GATGGGGCCTCCTCAGTTTGGGAAGAGTGCTGTCCCAGCCCCTTTCTGTCTGACAGCCAGTACAACGCCATCTTCCAGGCGGTGCTGGACAAGTCTCTGGACAAGTGTCTGG ACGATGCCAGGACTGTGCTGAGCGAGGTGGAACTCCTGCAGGCCAGCATCGATGAAGACAGTCAAAG AGGTCAGGACAAACGCCCCGAGTACAGGGACAGCGATGTGAGACTGGCTCCTGGCCACAAGAAGAGACATGCTCAGCAAGGAAATGGGCAACGCAGAGGAGAGCTGCTGCACAGCCAGAagaaggagcaggaggaggaaggAGGGGAGGACAGCGATTCCAGTCAGGAGGACT GGAGCTCATGGGTGCAGTGCAGCAGGCCCAGCTGTGGGAAGTGGAGGCAGCTGAACTCTGACGTCGACCTCTCCGCTCTGCCTGAAGACTGGACCTGCTCTCAAAACACAG GCCCAGCACACAAGAGCTGCAGCTGCCCTGAAGAAAGATGGGAGGAGGGCAGAAGAGAGGTCGTTAACAGCCTGGTTCCTGGCTCCATTGTGTGGGCTCGGCAGTTCGGCTACCCCTG GTGGCCAGCCATGGTGGAGAAGGACCCAGAGACGGGGGACTACATGGAGTTTCAGAATTCGAGGATTTCTCCA TCCCACTACCATGTGACATACTTCAGTGACCCAGTCAGCCGTGCCTGGGTACCCGAGCCCATGGTGAGGGCATTCCAGAAATTCAACCCAGACATCAGTGGGGCT AAACCACAAATGAAGAAGAAGATCGTCGGAGCGCTGGATATGGCAAAAAAGGCCCAGAAGCTGTCCGTTAAG AAGCGGACAACTGTGTTCGGGTTCAAGAATCGATACCACCCTGGCGACGAGAAGGGCTCAGCGGAAGACAGTGATTTGGAAG AGTGCCTGTATATGATCGTAGAAGGAAGTCCTGTCAGGAAGCGCCAGGGAAAATACAGGAAACGCAAAG CACTGGCACCGAAGAGTCCCCAAGACCAGGAGGTGCCCGAGCTGGGTGGCGAGGTGGCTGGTGGGACAGAGGCTGACAACAGTGCGCGCCCACCGGAGAAACAAGGGAAGAATGAAGTGAGCGTTGCAGTGGAGAGAGGAGTGGGACATGAGAGGGGGGACTCACGAGGCACTGTGGACATACTGAGGGGCAGGAAGGCTGGGCTGAATACCTTCAGCTCAGAGGAGCCCGAACAAGAAGGagcagagctggaggaggagggagagattgtACTCTTTCTGTGTGAGGAAGACTGA
- the LOC102691984 gene encoding zinc finger CW-type PWWP domain protein 1-like isoform X1 has protein sequence MSLCCAEKLKMKKPKFAPPVALGGPGDGQGKGPQEERGAGVREREKAAGSRGRPCRKAGEESPGRGIGAGRSAGEESTEVLGKGPIPRTGKSRSAAAGGKRPEERSLRVPGLEGQARELLGPGRTGGERRRKGKAVGPGGGSGRGEGWEEKTLRGEEEEGTARPGPAGIKESLAGCTGGKGWAGLQPGGKRAGAAEPSGRKKDRVGGQRGDRPLPGGTGSVLKEGAKEGDRPKSDKKKPKMKTGESDQEPEEKPRGLPVWRTTGEERAGTPKNSKDGASSVWEECCPSPFLSDSQYNAIFQAVLDKSLDKCLDDARTVLSEVELLQASIDEDSQRGQDKRPEYRDSDVRLAPGHKKRHAQQGNGQRRGELLHSQKKEQEEEGGEDSDSSQEDWSSWVQCSRPSCGKWRQLNSDVDLSALPEDWTCSQNTGPAHKSCSCPEERWEEGRREVVNSLVPGSIVWARQFGYPWWPAMVEKDPETGDYMEFQNSRISPSHYHVTYFSDPVSRAWVPEPMVRAFQKFNPDISGAKPQMKKKIVGALDMAKKAQKLSVKKRTTVFGFKNRYHPGDEKGSAEDSDLEECLYMIVEGSPVRKRQGKYRKRKALAPKSPQDQEVPELGGEVAGGTEADNSARPPEKQGKNEVSVAVERGVGHERGDSRGTVDILRGRKAGLNTFSSEEPEQEGAELEEEGEIVLFLCEED, from the exons atgtctttgtgttGTGCAGAGAAGCTGAAGATGAAGAAGCCAAAGTTCGCTCCCCCAGTCGCCCTGGGTGGGCCGGGCGACGGACAGGGGAAAGGGCcgcaggaggagaggggagcAGGAGTGAGGGAGAGGGAAAAGGCGGCGGGGTCGAGAGGAAGGCCATGTCGGAAGGCCGGCGAGGAGAGCCCGGGACGGGGAATCGGAGCAGGGAGAAGCGCAGGAGAGGAATCCACGGAGGTGTTGGGAAAGGGGCCGATTCCTCGGACGGGGAAGAGCAGGTCAGCGGCTGCGGGCGGCAAGAGGCCCGAGGAGCGGAGCCTGAGGGTGCCGGGGCTGGAGGGCCAGGCAAGGGAGCTCCTGGGGCCTGGGAGGACAGGGGGGGAGAGAAGGAGGAAGGGGAAGGCTGTAGGCCCCGGTGGAGGTTCGGGAAggggagaggggtgggaggagaAGACCCTCCGgggggaagaggaggagggcaCTGCGCGGCCAGGCCCAGCTGGGATAAAGGAGAGCCTGGCAGGCTGCACGGGTGGAAAGGGCTGGGCGGGATTGCAGCCCGGAGGCAAGAGAGCGGGAGCCGCAGAGCCGAGCGGGAGGAAGAAGGACAGAGTGGGCGGCCAGCGCGGAGACAGGCCACTGCCCGGAGGGACGGGCTCTGTCCTGAAAGAGGGAGCAAAGGAGGGAGACCGGCCCAAAAGCGACAAGAAGAAACCAAAGATGAAAACTGGGGAGTCAGACCAGGAGCCTGAGGAGAAACCTAGAGGCCTACCTGTCTGGAGGACAACAGGGGAAGAGAGGGCAGGGACCCCAAAAAACAGCAAG GATGGGGCCTCCTCAGTTTGGGAAGAGTGCTGTCCCAGCCCCTTTCTGTCTGACAGCCAGTACAACGCCATCTTCCAGGCGGTGCTGGACAAGTCTCTGGACAAGTGTCTGG ACGATGCCAGGACTGTGCTGAGCGAGGTGGAACTCCTGCAGGCCAGCATCGATGAAGACAGTCAAAG AGGTCAGGACAAACGCCCCGAGTACAGGGACAGCGATGTGAGACTGGCTCCTGGCCACAAGAAGAGACATGCTCAGCAAGGAAATGGGCAACGCAGAGGAGAGCTGCTGCACAGCCAGAagaaggagcaggaggaggaaggAGGGGAGGACAGCGATTCCAGTCAGGAGGACT GGAGCTCATGGGTGCAGTGCAGCAGGCCCAGCTGTGGGAAGTGGAGGCAGCTGAACTCTGACGTCGACCTCTCCGCTCTGCCTGAAGACTGGACCTGCTCTCAAAACACAG GCCCAGCACACAAGAGCTGCAGCTGCCCTGAAGAAAGATGGGAGGAGGGCAGAAGAGAGGTCGTTAACAGCCTGGTTCCTGGCTCCATTGTGTGGGCTCGGCAGTTCGGCTACCCCTG GTGGCCAGCCATGGTGGAGAAGGACCCAGAGACGGGGGACTACATGGAGTTTCAGAATTCGAGGATTTCTCCA TCCCACTACCATGTGACATACTTCAGTGACCCAGTCAGCCGTGCCTGGGTACCCGAGCCCATGGTGAGGGCATTCCAGAAATTCAACCCAGACATCAGTGGGGCT AAACCACAAATGAAGAAGAAGATCGTCGGAGCGCTGGATATGGCAAAAAAGGCCCAGAAGCTGTCCGTTAAG AAGCGGACAACTGTGTTCGGGTTCAAGAATCGATACCACCCTGGCGACGAGAAGGGCTCAGCGGAAGACAGTGATTTGGAAG AGTGCCTGTATATGATCGTAGAAGGAAGTCCTGTCAGGAAGCGCCAGGGAAAATACAGGAAACGCAAAG CACTGGCACCGAAGAGTCCCCAAGACCAGGAGGTGCCCGAGCTGGGTGGCGAGGTGGCTGGTGGGACAGAGGCTGACAACAGTGCGCGCCCACCGGAGAAACAAGGGAAGAATGAAGTGAGCGTTGCAGTGGAGAGAGGAGTGGGACATGAGAGGGGGGACTCACGAGGCACTGTGGACATACTGAGGGGCAGGAAGGCTGGGCTGAATACCTTCAGCTCAGAGGAGCCCGAACAAGAAGGagcagagctggaggaggagggagagattgtACTCTTTCTGTGTGAGGAAGACTGA